From Lolium perenne isolate Kyuss_39 chromosome 5, Kyuss_2.0, whole genome shotgun sequence, a single genomic window includes:
- the LOC127302610 gene encoding uncharacterized protein: MLTGPSRALLLIDPITIEVQLKVKSKAEPEKDEVLAFRVFDYHKAYHSVEVESPRILCKRCTLEFGYAPLLPSVEATVTVQVVDGSWDDRFQGVVTCRTTRLKKGEMVLFDSRDGKMPVNLDGVIELSRCVVSVEERGQLLVSMLARPMGSEDVLVATENTTVFTQMNAGTSRGTCHLGFCKMQVTVAWSLLSTLEDMWLAAEHGVP, from the coding sequence ATGTTAACTGGCCCATCTCGTGCACTCCTGTTAATTGACCCGATTACTATTGAAGTTCAGCTCAAAGTGAAGAGCAAAGCAGAGCCTGAAAAGGATGAAGTACTGGCTTTCAGAGTCTTCGACTACCACAAAGCTTACCATTCTGTTGAGGTGGAATCTCCACGGATCCTCTGCAAGCGCTGCACGCTTGAGTTCGGATACGCGCCGCTGCTTCCTTCAGTTGAGGCCACCGTCACCGTCCAAGTTGTCGATGGGTCATGGGATGATCGCTTCCAAGGAGTTGTCACCTGCCGTACTACCAGATTGAAAAAAGGGGAGATGGTGTTGTTTGACTCTCGAGATGGAAAAATGCCTGTCAATTTGGATGGTGTGATCGAGCTTTCAAGGTGTGTTGTTTCTGTAGAAGAAAGGGGACAACTGTTAGTTTCCATGCTGGCCCGTCCGATGGGTAGTGAGGATGTTTTGGTTGCAACGGAGAATACCACTGTCTTTACACAGATGAACGCTGGCACAAGCCGTGGCACGTGCCATCTTGGTTTCTGCAAGATGCAAGTTACTGTTGCTTGGTCCCTTCTTTCTACCCTGGAAGACATGTGGCTTGCTGCGGAACACGGTGTACCTTGA